One Maribacter dokdonensis DSW-8 genomic region harbors:
- a CDS encoding VCBS repeat-containing protein, which produces MRIISYSSIILIAISIFSCTKQKSTLFQMVPGNESGITFNNKIIETDSFNILTSEYIFNGGGVAVGDFNNDELPDIFFSGNQVNNKLYLNLGNFKFKDVSKESGIEAIDQWNTGVALADINNDGYLDMYVCSAMLNSDEAKNNILFVHQGLNENGVPIFKNLAKEYGIEESGNSMGATFFDYNKDGLLDLYVLNNVDIHILPTNYRKKITDGTALSNDKLYKNNGDGTFTDATVEAGITIEGFGLGLSISDLNYDGWPDIYVSNDYLTNDLLYINNQDGTFTNQIASRIKHQSKFSMGNDISDFNNDGYLDIVTLDMLGETNRRLKTTLSGHKYTEYILNERFGYEYQHTRNMLQKGNGNNIPYSEIGLLAGVSKTDWSWSPLFADMDNDGYQDLMITNGFPRDITDLDFGDFKFNVSRYLSPAQILDSIPKIKIPNYAYKNNHNNGFTDVSNDWGIGIPSFSNGAAFADLDNDGDLDYIVNNINDEASIFKNTTDTSDEKHNYLSIALNNTSSKTLKDGAKIVVRLNDGTFQYKEYHTYRGYMSTVEDIFHFGLGDATKVKSIEVLWPDNRYQKLTDIESNQRIILEDKNAKTVKNNSLVFPFVPKKEKPIFKEVSKDVGVTFLHEEKDIIDYNIQRTLPHKLTQNGPFTTAGDLNGDGHQDFIVASSAGMSPQLFFQNAQGHFTQKPLFTDEENKKYEEESIALFDLDNDGDLDMYLVSGSNEFELDSNYYNHRLLTNDGNGNFMLTTDKMPLVKTSGSTVAITDYDHDGYVDLFVGGKTPFSKFPNPDKSFILKNEKGILKDVTDNIAPDLRHIGMVNDAVWADVDLDGNEDLIIVGEFMPITIYKNSLTRFSKLENTGVDSLFGWWESITKTDVDNDGDIDFIIGNLGMNNFYNSTPEKPVNLIAKDFDNNGTLDPVMFAYFKESFENPTYKSFPVNFWGDLNGQSPIFRAKYNSFKAYSRATITSLFSNEELQNSTKLTANYDKSIVLLNEGEGKFSHMPLPIDAQVAPVNGSIAVDFNEDGYNDILLIGNNFGNEVFAGRNDALNGLLLQNDGNGNFKSVSTSKSGFFVPGDAKSITTVKNSKNALPYFIVTQNRDSIRIFQKN; this is translated from the coding sequence ATGCGTATTATTTCTTACTCTTCAATAATACTAATCGCCATTAGTATCTTTTCATGTACTAAACAAAAATCAACATTATTTCAAATGGTTCCGGGTAATGAATCTGGAATTACCTTCAACAATAAAATAATAGAAACGGATAGCTTTAATATTCTAACTAGCGAATACATTTTTAATGGTGGTGGTGTTGCCGTAGGTGATTTTAACAATGATGAGCTACCAGATATTTTTTTTAGCGGTAATCAAGTAAATAATAAATTATATCTAAATCTTGGTAATTTTAAGTTCAAGGATGTTTCAAAAGAATCTGGCATAGAAGCTATTGATCAATGGAATACTGGAGTTGCACTTGCTGACATCAATAATGACGGTTATTTAGACATGTATGTATGTTCTGCAATGTTGAATAGTGACGAGGCCAAAAATAACATACTATTTGTTCATCAAGGTCTAAATGAAAATGGCGTTCCAATTTTTAAAAATTTAGCAAAAGAATATGGTATAGAAGAATCCGGCAACAGTATGGGCGCTACCTTTTTTGACTACAATAAAGACGGCTTACTTGACCTATATGTACTAAATAATGTAGATATTCATATTTTACCTACCAACTACAGAAAGAAAATTACCGATGGAACTGCATTAAGCAATGATAAATTATACAAAAACAACGGCGACGGCACTTTTACAGATGCTACCGTTGAAGCAGGTATAACTATTGAAGGTTTTGGTTTAGGGCTCTCCATATCTGACCTTAACTATGATGGCTGGCCAGATATTTATGTAAGTAATGACTATTTAACCAATGACCTTCTTTATATCAATAATCAAGACGGAACATTTACCAATCAAATTGCATCTCGTATAAAGCACCAAAGCAAATTTTCTATGGGTAATGATATATCTGACTTTAACAATGATGGTTATTTAGATATTGTAACCTTGGATATGCTTGGCGAAACCAATAGAAGGTTAAAAACTACCTTATCTGGGCATAAATACACTGAATATATTTTGAACGAACGATTTGGTTATGAATATCAACATACTAGAAACATGCTTCAAAAAGGCAATGGCAACAACATACCTTACAGCGAAATAGGTTTATTGGCTGGCGTGTCAAAAACAGATTGGAGTTGGTCACCACTTTTTGCGGATATGGACAATGATGGCTACCAAGACTTAATGATTACAAATGGCTTTCCTAGAGATATAACCGATTTGGATTTTGGCGATTTTAAATTTAATGTTAGTAGATATCTTAGTCCTGCACAAATTTTAGATTCAATTCCTAAAATTAAGATTCCAAATTATGCCTATAAAAATAATCATAACAATGGTTTTACTGATGTAAGTAATGATTGGGGCATTGGCATACCATCATTTTCTAACGGTGCTGCATTTGCCGATCTTGACAATGACGGAGATTTAGACTATATCGTAAACAATATTAATGATGAAGCATCCATATTTAAAAATACTACAGATACAAGTGATGAAAAACATAATTATTTGAGCATAGCTTTAAATAACACCTCCTCCAAAACCTTAAAGGATGGTGCTAAAATTGTTGTTCGGCTAAATGATGGCACCTTTCAGTATAAAGAATATCACACCTATAGGGGCTACATGTCTACCGTTGAAGATATATTTCATTTTGGTCTTGGTGATGCAACTAAAGTTAAGTCTATCGAAGTTTTATGGCCAGATAATAGATATCAAAAATTGACCGACATTGAAAGTAACCAACGTATAATATTAGAGGACAAAAATGCAAAGACAGTAAAAAATAACAGCCTTGTTTTTCCATTCGTCCCCAAAAAGGAAAAACCAATTTTTAAAGAAGTTTCAAAAGATGTTGGGGTTACATTTTTACATGAAGAAAAGGATATCATCGATTATAACATACAACGTACATTACCGCATAAACTAACACAAAATGGTCCATTTACCACTGCCGGAGATTTAAACGGTGATGGTCATCAAGATTTTATAGTTGCCAGTTCCGCCGGTATGTCGCCACAATTATTTTTCCAAAATGCGCAAGGTCATTTTACACAAAAACCGTTGTTCACCGATGAGGAAAATAAAAAATATGAAGAAGAAAGTATTGCTTTGTTTGATTTAGATAATGATGGCGATCTAGACATGTATCTCGTTTCTGGCAGTAACGAGTTTGAATTGGACAGCAATTATTACAATCATAGGTTACTAACAAACGATGGTAACGGAAATTTCATGCTTACTACGGATAAAATGCCATTGGTTAAAACAAGTGGTTCTACAGTAGCCATTACCGATTACGACCATGACGGATATGTTGATCTTTTTGTTGGTGGCAAAACTCCTTTTTCTAAATTCCCCAATCCTGACAAAAGTTTTATTTTAAAGAACGAAAAAGGTATTTTAAAAGATGTTACGGACAATATAGCTCCAGACCTTCGTCATATAGGAATGGTAAACGATGCTGTATGGGCAGACGTTGATTTGGATGGAAATGAAGATTTAATTATTGTGGGTGAATTTATGCCTATTACCATTTATAAAAATAGCCTTACACGTTTTTCGAAATTGGAAAATACCGGGGTAGACAGTTTATTTGGCTGGTGGGAGAGTATAACAAAAACAGATGTTGACAATGATGGTGATATAGATTTTATAATAGGTAATTTAGGTATGAACAACTTTTACAATTCTACACCTGAAAAACCTGTTAATCTGATTGCCAAAGATTTTGATAACAATGGTACTTTAGACCCAGTCATGTTCGCTTACTTTAAAGAAAGCTTTGAAAACCCTACCTACAAATCATTTCCTGTAAACTTTTGGGGAGATTTAAATGGCCAAAGTCCTATTTTTAGAGCCAAGTACAATTCTTTTAAAGCCTATTCAAGGGCAACAATCACAAGCTTGTTTTCTAATGAAGAATTACAAAATTCAACTAAATTAACAGCTAATTACGACAAAAGCATAGTGCTGCTAAATGAAGGTGAGGGTAAATTTTCACATATGCCTTTACCTATTGATGCACAAGTAGCCCCTGTTAACGGTTCAATAGCGGTAGATTTTAATGAAGACGGTTATAATGACATCTTATTAATTGGCAATAATTTTGGTAATGAAGTTTTTGCAGGTCGTAATGATGCCTTGAACGGTCTGCTATTGCAAAATGATGGCAATGGTAATTTTAAATCGGTATCAACTAGCAAAAGCGGCTTTTTTGTACCTGGAGATGCAAAAAGTATCACTACCGTTAAAAATAGTAAGAACGCTCTACCCTATTTTATTGTTACACAAAACAGAGATTCTATAAGAATTTTTCAAAAAAACTAA
- a CDS encoding SusC/RagA family TonB-linked outer membrane protein, giving the protein MNQKLDFKSLKSKKRQSVLRSGFLLILASLCLNGLSANEKLNEIKYNEPLKVQTTVTGTVLDDLGTPLPGASIIEKGTTNGTQTDFDGNFTINVAASATLVVSYVGFKTVEIAASSSPISVTLTEDAAALDEVVVTGYGSQSKRDVTGSVSTVDVEELNAVPATTFAQQLQGRAAGIGIVNDATPGGEATVRIRGFGTIGNNDPLYVIDGVPSRSQANLNPNDIESLQVLKDASAASIYGSRAANGVIIITTKKGKMGKPVITYDTYYGLQSGLGEVEALNAAELGEYLYLADLYAGKDPSHGQYSFGPNGEIGIPDYVFPSGAMEGDPGTDPDLYSLEEGNIYAIVRAADTNWWNEVTRTAPILNHQISASGATENARYAFTLGYFAQDAITKFVGYNRTSIRANTEFKALNKKLTVGENLSVNFDNRKGGFGNDEEQNAVSGSYKHHPLLPIYDIAGNFAGSRGANLGNNFNPYATLYREQDNRTYRLRVFGNVFASYDITDDLQVKTSFGVDATGERGRYLRRQNPEYVEGNFISGSTSTNRYEYQWQWNTVLTYAKTWNEVHNFDAYVGVEGIEAYGEEFGASRNGYAFETLDIQRYLDLGDATTASNYGYAFRDYTLFSEFGKLNYNYDGKYLAQFILRNDASSRFQSASRSAIFPAFSLGWRVSDEAFMQNLEKVDELKLRYGWGKTGNQEIGDYNSYTTYRSNIFNAGYPIDGATGAPTLGFDVQSYGNPNAKWETTTSNNIGVDLSMFDRRFNIGLDLWDRITTDMLFRRQITYTAGDAQAPFFNVGEMTNKGVDLQISWDDKKGDWGYGVSFNLSAYKNEVNKLSETDDGTVLFGDASRVPSLTITEVGEPISSFYGFKTEGIFQSQAEADAWPTYGSYNAPGKLKVTDVNNDGQIDDDDRTIIGSPHPDFTYGVNIDVSYKNLALNIFGNGSEGNDIYNYVRYFADFNTFQGNRSKRALYDAWQPANPSAPVSEWVAANPNATVPIMDANDQISSRPSSYFIEDGSYFRLKNVQLTYSFPSDLMEKIGISRGQIYVQGQNLATWTKYTGLNPEIQAGNRDDATLGFDGGYMPVSRTYTLGLRLTLN; this is encoded by the coding sequence ATGAATCAAAAACTAGATTTTAAATCATTAAAATCCAAGAAAAGACAGTCAGTCTTAAGAAGCGGATTTTTATTGATTTTAGCGTCTTTATGCTTAAATGGCCTTAGCGCTAATGAAAAGCTAAACGAAATTAAGTACAATGAACCCCTCAAGGTTCAAACAACTGTGACCGGTACGGTATTAGATGACCTAGGCACTCCGTTACCTGGTGCCAGTATCATTGAAAAAGGTACCACAAATGGAACCCAAACCGACTTTGATGGTAATTTTACCATAAACGTAGCTGCATCTGCGACCTTAGTAGTGAGTTACGTAGGTTTTAAAACTGTTGAAATAGCTGCTAGCTCCTCTCCTATTTCAGTAACCTTAACGGAAGATGCCGCTGCTTTGGATGAGGTTGTTGTAACAGGATATGGTTCTCAGTCTAAAAGAGATGTTACGGGTTCAGTTTCAACAGTAGATGTTGAAGAACTAAATGCCGTGCCTGCTACTACTTTTGCACAACAACTACAAGGTAGGGCTGCCGGTATTGGTATTGTAAATGATGCAACTCCTGGTGGTGAGGCTACGGTAAGAATTAGAGGTTTTGGTACCATTGGTAACAATGACCCTCTATACGTTATAGATGGGGTACCTTCAAGATCACAAGCAAACCTTAACCCAAATGACATAGAATCTTTACAGGTTCTTAAAGATGCATCCGCAGCATCAATTTACGGTTCAAGAGCTGCAAATGGTGTAATAATTATTACCACAAAAAAAGGTAAAATGGGTAAACCGGTCATCACCTATGATACCTATTACGGTTTACAGTCAGGATTAGGAGAAGTAGAAGCCTTAAATGCTGCAGAGTTAGGTGAATACCTTTATTTAGCCGATTTATATGCTGGCAAGGATCCTAGTCATGGTCAATATTCTTTTGGCCCAAATGGAGAAATAGGAATACCCGACTATGTTTTCCCAAGTGGTGCCATGGAAGGTGATCCCGGTACAGACCCCGATTTGTATTCATTGGAAGAAGGTAATATTTATGCTATTGTACGCGCCGCCGATACCAATTGGTGGAATGAAGTAACTAGAACCGCACCAATTTTAAACCATCAAATATCAGCATCTGGCGCAACTGAAAATGCAAGATACGCCTTTACACTTGGTTACTTTGCTCAAGATGCGATAACTAAATTTGTAGGCTACAATAGAACATCCATTCGTGCAAATACAGAATTTAAAGCATTAAATAAAAAGTTAACCGTTGGTGAAAACCTTTCTGTAAACTTTGATAATAGAAAAGGTGGTTTTGGAAATGATGAGGAACAAAATGCAGTTTCGGGTTCTTATAAACATCATCCACTTTTACCGATCTATGATATTGCCGGTAACTTTGCAGGTAGTAGAGGTGCTAACCTAGGTAACAACTTTAACCCATATGCAACTTTATACAGAGAGCAAGACAACAGAACATATCGTTTACGTGTATTCGGTAACGTTTTTGCCTCTTATGACATTACGGACGACTTGCAGGTGAAAACTAGTTTTGGTGTAGATGCTACAGGTGAAAGAGGTAGATATTTAAGAAGACAAAACCCAGAGTATGTTGAAGGAAACTTCATCAGCGGCTCAACTTCAACTAACAGGTATGAATATCAATGGCAATGGAATACGGTATTGACCTATGCTAAAACTTGGAATGAAGTCCATAATTTTGATGCTTATGTAGGGGTTGAGGGTATTGAGGCTTATGGTGAAGAATTTGGGGCCAGTAGAAATGGCTATGCTTTTGAAACGCTTGACATTCAACGCTATTTAGATTTAGGTGATGCTACCACGGCGAGTAACTACGGGTATGCATTTAGAGATTATACGCTATTTTCTGAATTTGGAAAGCTGAATTATAACTACGATGGAAAATATTTAGCTCAGTTTATATTAAGAAATGATGCTTCATCTAGGTTTCAATCTGCTTCTAGGAGTGCAATATTCCCTGCTTTTAGTTTAGGTTGGAGAGTATCAGACGAGGCCTTTATGCAAAATCTAGAAAAGGTAGATGAACTTAAACTTAGATATGGTTGGGGTAAAACGGGTAACCAAGAAATTGGAGATTACAATTCTTATACTACTTACCGCTCCAATATTTTCAACGCAGGATATCCAATTGATGGAGCAACGGGTGCACCAACTTTAGGTTTCGACGTTCAAAGTTATGGTAACCCAAATGCAAAATGGGAAACTACTACATCAAACAACATTGGTGTTGACCTTTCAATGTTCGATAGACGATTTAATATAGGTCTTGATTTATGGGACAGGATAACGACAGATATGTTGTTTAGAAGACAAATCACGTATACCGCAGGTGATGCACAAGCACCATTCTTCAATGTTGGTGAAATGACCAATAAAGGTGTAGACTTGCAAATATCTTGGGACGATAAAAAAGGCGACTGGGGTTACGGTGTTAGCTTCAACCTTTCTGCTTACAAAAACGAGGTTAACAAATTAAGTGAAACAGATGACGGTACCGTTTTGTTCGGTGATGCTTCAAGAGTTCCTTCTTTAACCATTACAGAAGTTGGCGAACCAATATCATCTTTCTATGGCTTTAAAACCGAAGGAATTTTCCAATCTCAGGCAGAGGCAGATGCTTGGCCTACATATGGCAGCTACAATGCACCTGGTAAATTGAAGGTAACAGATGTGAATAATGATGGGCAGATAGATGATGATGATAGAACGATCATTGGAAGTCCGCACCCAGATTTCACCTATGGTGTCAATATAGATGTTAGTTACAAAAACCTGGCCTTGAACATATTCGGTAATGGTTCTGAAGGAAATGACATTTACAACTACGTAAGGTATTTTGCAGATTTTAACACCTTTCAAGGAAACAGATCAAAAAGAGCGCTTTATGATGCATGGCAACCTGCCAACCCTTCTGCTCCCGTTAGCGAATGGGTAGCGGCTAATCCAAATGCCACTGTACCGATAATGGATGCTAACGATCAAATTAGTAGTAGACCTTCATCTTATTTCATTGAAGATGGTAGTTATTTTAGACTTAAAAATGTTCAGTTGACCTATTCATTCCCTTCAGATTTAATGGAAAAAATAGGTATTTCAAGAGGACAGATATATGTACAGGGTCAAAACTTAGCTACATGGACAAAGTACACAGGTTTAAACCCCGAGATACAAGCAGGTAATAGAGATGACGCTACATTAGGCTTTGATGGCGGTTACATGCCGGTATCGCGTACCTATACATTAGGTCTAAGATTAACCCTTAACTAA
- a CDS encoding RagB/SusD family nutrient uptake outer membrane protein: protein MMKRKNIILMVFICMAIFTVGCSDEFLTRTPEGQFGTNSLETEDGLDGILLGAYAMIDGAGLDGTADWNVTVENWAFNIASDDALKGTDAGDQPEQSFIEAYDYQSFNGHITNRWRSLFKGVARANNAINAANSLEDLSDEKRTQVIAEARFLRGIFHMEARKMWRMPPYIGEEDYILDDVESTKVPNDREIWPFIEADFEAAAASLPTTQGQVGRPTSWAAKAFLAKSKMYQGWDENGTPNTAKLGEAKTLLDEIVNSGVFSLATKFEDNFLVATRNNPESIFEIQYAVSSAADQASSRGMGLAHPYTDPWGCCGFYQVSQNLVNAYRTEAGLPLIDNFDAEDISIDTNEDGTSAETATLDPRIDHTLGRPGILYKGFKIYQTDFVRDLSYAGPFFSKKHVAEPEGFGVGGWGNLSANNYRYMRYGMILLWLAEAEVEVGSLERARELVNEIRTRAANPEGFVPLATQGTDRNDFSIVEGEAAANYDIATYDAPWTDKAAARDAVRFETRLEFAMEGHRYWDLVRWGIAAETLNNYIASESQHRTYLVGKSFTEGKNEYFPIPSQAIDRSAVDGQPTLTQDPAY from the coding sequence ATGATGAAAAGAAAAAATATAATATTAATGGTATTTATCTGTATGGCCATCTTTACGGTTGGTTGTAGCGATGAATTTTTAACACGAACTCCAGAGGGGCAATTTGGTACAAATAGTCTTGAAACGGAAGATGGTTTAGATGGCATACTATTGGGTGCCTATGCCATGATTGACGGTGCAGGTTTAGATGGCACTGCAGATTGGAACGTTACGGTAGAAAACTGGGCATTTAACATAGCTTCCGATGATGCATTAAAGGGTACCGATGCGGGTGACCAACCAGAGCAGTCTTTTATTGAAGCCTATGACTATCAATCTTTCAATGGTCATATTACAAATAGATGGAGATCATTGTTCAAAGGTGTAGCTAGAGCAAACAATGCCATTAACGCCGCCAATAGTTTAGAAGATCTTTCTGATGAAAAGAGAACCCAAGTGATTGCAGAAGCGCGATTTTTAAGAGGTATTTTTCATATGGAAGCACGCAAAATGTGGAGAATGCCACCTTACATTGGCGAAGAAGATTACATTTTAGATGATGTTGAAAGCACCAAAGTGCCTAATGATCGTGAAATATGGCCGTTTATTGAAGCTGATTTTGAAGCTGCAGCGGCAAGTTTACCCACAACACAAGGTCAAGTAGGTAGACCTACTAGTTGGGCAGCTAAAGCTTTCTTGGCCAAATCAAAAATGTACCAGGGTTGGGACGAGAATGGAACGCCTAATACCGCAAAACTTGGTGAGGCCAAAACTTTACTAGATGAAATTGTGAACTCAGGTGTATTTAGCCTTGCCACTAAATTTGAAGATAATTTTTTGGTAGCCACAAGAAATAACCCAGAGTCTATATTTGAAATTCAATATGCCGTAAGTAGTGCAGCAGATCAAGCCTCTAGTAGAGGTATGGGTCTTGCCCACCCATATACAGACCCTTGGGGCTGTTGCGGATTTTATCAGGTATCACAGAACTTGGTAAATGCCTATAGAACCGAAGCCGGTTTACCTTTGATCGATAATTTTGATGCTGAGGACATCAGTATAGATACCAATGAAGACGGTACTAGTGCTGAAACGGCTACTTTAGACCCTAGAATAGATCATACTTTAGGAAGACCTGGAATACTTTACAAAGGTTTCAAAATCTATCAAACCGATTTTGTTAGAGATTTGTCATATGCAGGTCCTTTCTTCTCTAAGAAGCATGTTGCAGAGCCAGAAGGTTTTGGTGTTGGCGGATGGGGAAATCTATCAGCAAACAATTACCGATATATGCGCTATGGCATGATTCTATTATGGTTGGCAGAAGCAGAAGTTGAAGTAGGAAGTTTAGAGAGAGCTCGTGAACTTGTAAACGAAATAAGAACAAGAGCCGCTAATCCTGAAGGATTTGTACCCTTGGCCACACAAGGTACGGACAGAAATGATTTCAGCATTGTAGAGGGCGAAGCTGCAGCAAATTATGATATTGCAACGTATGATGCACCATGGACGGACAAAGCTGCCGCAAGGGATGCCGTACGTTTTGAAACAAGATTGGAATTTGCCATGGAAGGTCACCGCTACTGGGATTTGGTTCGTTGGGGCATTGCCGCTGAAACTTTAAACAACTACATAGCCAGTGAGTCTCAACATAGAACATATTTAGTAGGAAAGTCTTTTACGGAAGGAAAAAATGAATATTTCCCTATACCAAGTCAAGCAATTGATAGATCTGCAGTTGATGGTCAACCAACATTGACTCAAGATCCAGCTTACTAA
- a CDS encoding cytochrome c3 family protein — MKSKHTKYILWSIVLVLLFYILWYLKHTVAISDYLEPEIVATHYNGKNFVAQDTCMECHEDIFKSHVKTAHYNTSAIANEEHIKGKLAEGSNELNLKGVRLKLIKENDGIYQLTKPKFGDTALVKSKLDITIGSGVKGQSYLSWEDDKLYQLQLSYFEPANTWVNSPNFPEYSFNRPVDDNCLKCHVTFAENKNESGNGNIYNRNKLLLGIDCQRCHGPLEEHVVYHRTNPNAKVGVHVDNYGKYTQQQRLDACAVCHSGLQAQQVKGNPFSFIAGDTLSAYSKNYQNNNRNLKLDVHGNQMGLLSESKCFVNSLKMDCITCHSPHENERGEQDVFNAKCLSCHTITAVNSSVEVNKHTETLNCISCHMPLVPSEIMKLKLDDGLNEIPVYIRTHLIGVY; from the coding sequence ATGAAAAGCAAGCATACAAAATACATTTTATGGTCAATTGTTCTTGTATTGCTCTTTTATATCTTATGGTATCTAAAACACACTGTTGCAATCTCGGATTATTTAGAGCCGGAAATTGTAGCTACACATTATAATGGCAAAAACTTTGTAGCCCAGGATACCTGCATGGAATGTCATGAAGATATTTTTAAGAGCCATGTAAAAACAGCTCATTACAACACGTCAGCGATTGCCAATGAAGAACACATTAAAGGTAAACTTGCCGAAGGCTCCAATGAGCTGAACCTAAAAGGAGTGCGTTTAAAATTAATAAAAGAAAACGATGGGATTTATCAATTGACCAAACCAAAGTTTGGCGATACTGCCTTGGTGAAATCTAAGCTGGATATTACTATTGGTTCTGGAGTAAAAGGGCAAAGTTATCTGAGCTGGGAAGATGATAAGCTATATCAATTACAACTATCCTATTTTGAGCCTGCCAATACTTGGGTCAATAGTCCCAATTTTCCCGAGTACTCTTTCAATAGACCTGTAGATGATAATTGTTTAAAATGTCATGTGACCTTTGCCGAAAACAAAAATGAATCTGGTAACGGAAATATTTATAACCGAAATAAATTGTTGCTAGGTATTGATTGCCAAAGGTGTCATGGACCATTAGAAGAACACGTAGTTTACCATAGGACCAACCCTAATGCGAAAGTAGGTGTGCATGTAGATAATTATGGTAAGTACACCCAACAACAGCGCTTAGATGCCTGTGCCGTATGTCACTCTGGGTTACAAGCACAACAGGTAAAAGGTAATCCGTTCTCCTTTATTGCTGGCGATACATTATCGGCCTACTCCAAAAATTATCAGAATAACAATAGAAATCTCAAATTAGATGTTCATGGAAATCAAATGGGGCTTCTCAGTGAAAGCAAGTGTTTTGTGAATTCTTTAAAAATGGATTGCATTACTTGTCATAGTCCACATGAAAATGAACGAGGTGAACAAGATGTTTTCAATGCAAAGTGTTTGTCTTGCCATACTATTACAGCTGTTAATAGTAGCGTTGAGGTAAATAAACATACTGAAACGCTAAATTGTATTTCCTGCCATATGCCTTTGGTACCCTCTGAAATAATGAAATTAAAATTAGACGATGGTCTCAACGAAATACCGGTCTATATTAGAACGCATTTAATAGGTGTATATTAA
- a CDS encoding carboxylesterase family protein, translating to MMRIVPYIVLLIIFQSCASQEKPSLIDAEMETNVKEKLSYYLYYPEDYEDEPDKEFPILLFLHGGGESGDSLVTVKRNGPPKLIVQGKKFPFLILAPQNPNAKKWWNTRAVKQLLDSIVDNNRIDKKRIYITGLSRGGGAAWEMAVQYPNTFAAMAVVCGMAPLPYASWINREMPIWVFHGEKDKSIPFSESENMVAKLKEMGYEVIFTRYPNVGHSAWIKAYETDALYDWFMNQELK from the coding sequence ATGATGAGGATTGTTCCGTATATAGTTCTATTGATTATTTTTCAAAGTTGTGCATCTCAAGAAAAGCCTAGTTTAATAGACGCTGAGATGGAGACCAATGTAAAAGAGAAATTATCTTATTATTTGTACTATCCTGAGGATTATGAGGACGAACCTGATAAAGAGTTTCCGATCTTATTGTTTTTGCATGGCGGAGGTGAATCTGGTGATAGCTTGGTCACGGTGAAGAGAAATGGTCCTCCAAAATTGATAGTTCAAGGAAAAAAGTTCCCATTTTTGATTTTGGCGCCACAGAACCCCAACGCCAAGAAATGGTGGAATACAAGGGCTGTTAAACAGTTGTTAGATTCTATTGTGGATAATAATAGAATAGACAAAAAACGGATTTATATAACCGGATTAAGTAGGGGTGGTGGCGCTGCATGGGAAATGGCGGTACAATATCCCAATACATTTGCTGCAATGGCAGTAGTTTGTGGTATGGCACCATTGCCCTATGCTTCATGGATCAATAGGGAAATGCCCATATGGGTATTTCATGGTGAGAAAGATAAATCCATTCCATTCTCAGAGTCTGAAAATATGGTTGCTAAATTAAAGGAAATGGGATATGAGGTAATTTTTACAAGATATCCTAACGTAGGCCATAGTGCATGGATAAAAGCTTATGAGACCGATGCACTTTATGATTGGTTTATGAACCAGGAATTAAAGTAG